In Meiothermus sp. Pnk-1, one DNA window encodes the following:
- a CDS encoding MDR family oxidoreductase: protein MAKFKALILEAEGQPQIREIDEAELPAGDVRVRVEYSSLNFKDGLAITNQAKVIRSYPMVPGIDFAGTVVESASPEYQPGDRVLLTGWRVGEVHWGGMAQMARVKAEWLVPLPPGMSPLQAMGIGTAGFTAMLAVKALEEHRLSREREVLVSGAAGGVGSIAVALLAQQGYKVAASTGRKDAYEYLRALGATSIIERAELAAPAKPLESERWAGGVDTVGGEILAKVLAQTAYGGSVAACGNAGGPELKTTVFPFILRGVNLLGIESVMCPREKRLEAWRRLAQDLPMERLEAMIQVVPLGEVPRLAQEILKGQVRGRVVVDVNA from the coding sequence ATGGCGAAATTCAAAGCCCTGATCCTCGAGGCCGAAGGCCAGCCGCAGATCCGCGAGATCGACGAGGCCGAGCTTCCCGCCGGAGACGTGCGGGTGCGGGTGGAGTACTCCAGCCTCAACTTCAAGGATGGGCTGGCCATCACCAACCAGGCCAAGGTGATCCGCAGCTACCCCATGGTTCCGGGCATTGATTTCGCCGGGACGGTAGTGGAGTCGGCCTCGCCGGAGTACCAACCGGGGGACCGGGTGCTCCTGACCGGATGGAGGGTAGGGGAGGTCCACTGGGGCGGGATGGCCCAGATGGCCCGGGTGAAAGCCGAGTGGCTGGTGCCGCTACCCCCCGGGATGAGCCCACTGCAGGCCATGGGCATCGGCACGGCGGGGTTTACGGCAATGCTGGCGGTGAAGGCGCTGGAGGAGCACCGCCTCTCCCGGGAACGCGAGGTGCTGGTAAGCGGGGCAGCAGGCGGGGTGGGGAGTATAGCTGTAGCCTTGCTGGCCCAGCAGGGCTACAAGGTGGCCGCCTCTACTGGCCGGAAAGACGCCTACGAGTACCTGAGGGCGCTAGGGGCTACGAGCATCATCGAGCGTGCTGAGCTGGCGGCCCCGGCTAAGCCCCTCGAGTCCGAGCGCTGGGCCGGGGGGGTGGATACGGTGGGCGGGGAAATCCTGGCCAAAGTGCTGGCCCAGACCGCCTACGGCGGCAGCGTGGCGGCTTGCGGCAATGCAGGAGGGCCTGAGCTCAAGACCACGGTCTTCCCATTCATCCTGCGCGGGGTGAACCTCCTGGGCATCGAATCGGTAATGTGTCCGCGGGAAAAGCGGCTCGAGGCCTGGAGGCGCTTAGCCCAGGACCTGCCTATGGAGCGGCTCGAGGCCATGATCCAGGTGGTACCCCTGGGCGAGGTTCCCCGCCTAGCCCAGGAGATCCTCAAGGGGCAGGTGCGGGGGCGGGTGGTGGTAGACGTCAACGCCTGA
- a CDS encoding FAD-dependent oxidoreductase, translating to MKTLVLGAGVAGLAAAQELRRANHQVTVLEARDRVGGRIHTNRSFAAVPIELGAEFIHSSQVPTWALAQTFQLRTYPINQQDDTLVRLPDGRLRSVAEVGYQQRCFADIRALAWPEARGEESLAEYLRRNGLHGDRIPYKLQEYISDFDRPEALSAKAALEFLRDKSAEEGDYRILDGYD from the coding sequence ATGAAAACGCTTGTTCTAGGAGCCGGCGTAGCCGGACTGGCCGCCGCTCAGGAGCTGAGAAGGGCAAACCACCAAGTCACCGTACTCGAGGCCCGCGACCGCGTCGGAGGACGCATCCACACCAACCGTAGCTTTGCCGCTGTACCTATCGAACTAGGAGCCGAGTTCATCCACTCTTCACAGGTTCCTACTTGGGCTCTGGCCCAGACGTTCCAGCTCAGAACCTACCCCATCAACCAACAAGACGACACCCTGGTGCGCCTGCCGGATGGGCGTTTGCGCTCGGTAGCGGAGGTAGGCTACCAGCAGCGGTGCTTTGCGGACATCCGGGCGCTGGCCTGGCCCGAGGCCAGGGGGGAGGAGTCGTTGGCGGAGTATCTAAGGCGTAATGGTCTCCACGGCGACCGGATCCCTTATAAGCTGCAGGAGTACATCTCCGATTTTGACCGCCCAGAAGCTTTGAGCGCCAAGGCCGCGCTCGAGTTCCTCCGCGACAAGTCCGCCGAGGAAGGGGATTACCGCATCCTCGACGGCTATGACTAA